The genomic segment CCGCGCCCCCCGCGCCCCCCCGCGGACTATGCGCGTTGATAGATTTCGCCTCGAGTCGGATAAAAACCTCGGCGGCGGCGCTTATGATCGAAGCGCGAGTAAAACCCGTTTATCCCTAAAGCCGTCTTTTTCTCTTAGCTCTTATAATAAACGCGAACGTCGAAGCCGTCCATCTATTTATTATGGGGGCGGCGCACGAGCCTATTTGCTCTTTTATAAACGGCGCAAAGCTCGCTCGCGCTTAAACTCTTTTTTGGCTTATCGTTTTCGCCCCTTTTGCCGCGATCGCAAAGGGCATACGCGAAAGACGAGCGGCTATATTCTCTCGCGCTACATAACGAGCGTCCGTTTGCGATCGCGCCTATCGACAAACTTCGCAAACAAGGCGCGCTATGCTTAATTCGCTAGAGCTTGCCCGCAAAATCCGCCTTCACGCGCTAGAGATGTGTTTCGTATCGAAGGGATCGCATATCGGCGGCATGTTCTCGTGCGCCGATATTCTGGCGGTTTTATATTCGGGCGTTTTGAACGTATCGCCTCAAACGAGGGGCGATCCAAATCGCGATCGGCTGGTTTTAAGCAAAGGGCACAGCGCGCCCGCGCTTTACGCCGCGCTTGCCGAAAAAGGGTTTTTCGAGTTAAGCGAGCTTTTGACGCTGCGCCAAAACGGATCGCGACTCTCCGGACACGTCTATTCGCAAGTTCCGGGCGCGGAGTTCTCCACAGGCTCGCTAGGGCAGGGAGTTGGCGTAGCGTGCGGCATGGCGCTCGCGGCGAAGATCGATAATCGAAGCGCTCGCGCCTACGCCGTCGCGGGCGACGGCGAATGCGACGAGGGATCGGTGTGGGAGGCGGCGCGCTTTGCGGCGGAAAACGAGCTAGACAACTTCGCGGTCGTAGTGGATTATAATAAA from the Helicobacteraceae bacterium genome contains:
- a CDS encoding transketolase, yielding MLNSLELARKIRLHALEMCFVSKGSHIGGMFSCADILAVLYSGVLNVSPQTRGDPNRDRLVLSKGHSAPALYAALAEKGFFELSELLTLRQNGSRLSGHVYSQVPGAEFSTGSLGQGVGVACGMALAAKIDNRSARAYAVAGDGECDEGSVWEAARFAAENELDNFAVVVDYNKMKGGELYAPKAELADIWRGFGWNVVAIDGHNHNELFAAFDRAKEIKGAPTAIIARTIKGKGVGFMEQKALWHYRNPDGEAFKAAWKELGGKLSDLLSADNRSAL